A single region of the Nocardioides sp. W7 genome encodes:
- a CDS encoding DUF5130 family protein has protein sequence MPAGDPFTKSERFALDDAIRKAEQQSRLEFSVFVGNAEGDPRAFATSLHNSLVVPARSILIMLDPTRRVLEVVTGGFVRRTLSDAEVELAVLAMQSELAEGEIVTGLLRGIHLLAEHARAPETLHAGPEQPQQS, from the coding sequence GTGCCCGCTGGTGACCCGTTCACCAAGTCGGAGCGCTTCGCGCTCGACGACGCCATCCGCAAGGCCGAGCAGCAGAGCCGGCTGGAGTTCTCGGTGTTCGTCGGGAACGCGGAGGGCGACCCGCGGGCGTTCGCGACCAGCCTGCACAACTCGCTGGTCGTGCCGGCGCGCAGCATCCTGATCATGCTCGACCCGACCCGTCGGGTCCTGGAGGTCGTCACGGGCGGCTTCGTCCGTCGTACCCTCTCCGACGCCGAGGTGGAGCTGGCGGTGCTCGCGATGCAGTCCGAGCTCGCCGAGGGCGAGATCGTCACCGGGCTGCTGCGCGGCATCCACCTGCTCGCCGAGCACGCCCGGGCACCCGAGACCCTGCACGCCGGCCCGGAGCAGCCCCAGCAGTCCTGA
- a CDS encoding mechanosensitive ion channel family protein — protein MFALATTDPCADSEQVCNTALDWTGNDTAAEVADVLIGTPLAIAGLVLLGLFIRWVLHKLVDRLVLRAEEGVLPNRMGGRFARRRASTGEGSMAREVNASTRRVQRAKTMGDLLKSIITGVLIAMFGTMVLSELGVNIAPIIASAGILGLALGFGAQSLVKDFLSGIFMIVEDQYGVGDVVDVGEAVGTVEAVSLRVTRLRDLNGTVWYVPNGEIMRVGNMSQNWSRAVVDVSVGYGEDLARVQRVLSEIAHDLWNDDDFRGVVIEEPEVTGVELLAADAVHLRVLIKTLPNEQWSVARALRQRIKARFDHEGIEIPFAQRVVWHREEKQAAEVSEDSPVT, from the coding sequence ATGTTTGCGCTCGCCACCACTGACCCCTGTGCGGACAGCGAGCAGGTCTGCAACACGGCCCTCGACTGGACCGGCAACGACACCGCCGCCGAGGTGGCCGACGTACTGATCGGAACGCCGCTCGCCATCGCGGGCCTCGTCCTGCTGGGGCTGTTCATCCGCTGGGTCCTCCACAAGCTCGTCGACCGGCTGGTCCTGCGCGCCGAGGAGGGGGTGCTGCCCAATCGGATGGGCGGTCGGTTCGCCCGCCGCCGCGCCTCGACCGGCGAGGGCTCGATGGCCCGCGAGGTGAACGCCTCGACGCGACGCGTCCAGCGCGCGAAGACCATGGGTGACCTGCTGAAGAGCATCATCACCGGCGTCCTGATCGCGATGTTCGGCACCATGGTGCTCAGCGAGCTGGGCGTGAACATCGCCCCCATCATCGCCAGCGCCGGCATCCTCGGCCTCGCGCTCGGCTTCGGCGCCCAGTCGCTGGTGAAGGACTTTCTGTCCGGCATCTTCATGATCGTGGAGGACCAGTACGGCGTCGGCGACGTGGTCGACGTCGGCGAGGCCGTCGGCACCGTGGAGGCGGTGAGCCTGCGGGTGACCCGCCTGCGCGACCTCAACGGCACGGTCTGGTACGTGCCCAACGGCGAGATCATGCGCGTCGGCAACATGAGCCAGAACTGGTCCCGCGCGGTCGTCGACGTGTCCGTCGGGTACGGCGAGGACCTGGCGCGCGTCCAGCGGGTGCTGTCCGAGATCGCCCACGACCTGTGGAACGACGACGACTTCCGCGGCGTGGTCATCGAGGAGCCCGAGGTCACCGGTGTCGAGCTGCTGGCCGCCGACGCGGTGCACCTGCGGGTGCTCATCAAGACCCTGCCGAACGAGCAGTGGAGCGTCGCCCGCGCCCTGCGTCAGCGGATCAAGGCCCGCTTCGACCACGAGGGCATCGAGATCCCCTTCGCCCAGCGGGTGGTGTGGCACCGCGAGGAGAAGCAGGCCGCCGAGGTGTCCGAGGACTCCCCCGTCACCTGA